Within the Desulfovibrio sp. genome, the region CAAAGTTCAAATTTGCCTGGCCCGACTGGTCGTTTTTGGCCCGGTGGCGCGACAAGTTGGGTGATATCCATCCCACTGCGGACTCGTTGCCGGATGTTTATGACGCCGATGGCGAAAAAACTCCGGCTTCTGCCAGAACAGCGGAGAACAACCGCGAACCGGCGGTTCCGTTGGCGCCCGTCAGCCAAGACCTGGAAGATGATCCTTTTGCTGTCGCACAGGATCTGAATGGCCAACCGCTGGTACAGGGGGCAAGCCGCTCCGGCAGGACGCCTTCGGCGGCCCAGCCGCCTCGTGCCGAATCCGCTGCGGATGATTACGGCAGCACCACAGAAGACATGCACAGCGAGGCTGCGTCCGAGCCGTCAGCGGTCAAGGACGGACATGCCGCATCTCGCGCCCAGGAGCCGTCCTCAAAGACCGGACTTGTGGGCAAAATTACTGCGCCATTTCGCAAAAAGGCTGCCATCCCGCTTCCTGGCCTTGATCTGCTGGCTCCGCCATCGCCCCAGGCGGGCGGACTCAGCCGTGAAGACCTTCAGGCCAGAGGGCAGACCCTCATGGCCTGCCTCAATGATTTTGACATTCAAAGCGAACTTGTGCGCATAACCCCCGGGCCGGTTGTTACCATGTTCGAAGTTCGCCCGGCACCTGGCATCCGCGTGAGCCGCATAGCCAACCTCACAGACGACCTTGCGCTGGCGCTCAAGGCGGTGGCCATTCGCATTCAGGCGCCTATTCCCGGCTCTGATACCGTTGGCATTGAAATCCCCAATGAGCAGCGCGAGACCGTAAACTTTCGCGAACTTGCCTCCTGCGAGGATTTTCGCACCGGTTGCGGCCCCCTGACCATGATTCTTGGCAAGGACATTGCCGGCAAGCCGTTTATGGCCGACCTGACCCGCATGCCTCACCTGCTTGTGGCCGGAGCCACAGGCGCTGGAAAAAGCGTGTGCCTTAACGGCATTCTCGTCAGTTTGCTCTACCGTACCCAGCCGCAGGACATGCAACTTTTGCTTATCGATCCCAAGCGCATCGAAATGGCTGTTTATGCGGATGAACCCCATTTGGTGCATCCTGTTGTTACGGAAATGAGCGAGGCCAAGAACGCTCTGGACTGGGCCGTTCATGAAATGGATCGCCGTTATGCGGCCATGGCGCGCCTTGGCGTACGTAACGTCGCGGGCTTTAATCAAAAGCTTGCCGCTTACAAGAACGACTTGCCTCCGGATTTTTCAGACCTTGAGCCTTTGCCCTATCTGGTCATTGTCATTGACGAACTTGCTGACCTCATGATGACGGCCGCTCGCGAAGTGGAAACCAGCATCGTACGTCTGGCGCAACTGGCCCGCGCCGCAGGCATACACCTGATTCTGGCAACGCAAAGGCCAAGCGTGGATGTCGTCACTGGCCTGATCAAGGCAAACTTTCCCTGCCGCATATCCTTCCAGGTGACCTCCAAGCATGACTCACGCACCATCCTTGATCAGGTGGGAGCCGAACATCTTCTTGGCCGGGGTGACATGCTGTTCAAGCCCAGTGGTGGACGGCTGCAACGCCTGCACGGCCCCTTCCTGAGTGATGAGGAAGTGCAGGACGTCGTAAACCACTGGAAGCGCCATGTAAGCCCGTCCTATAAGGTGGATTTTTCTCAATGGGGGCTGGATGCCGCCATGGGGGGCGTAAACGGCGGTGGTGGTGATGCGGCCCAGGATCCGCTGTATGGCGAGGTACAGGTTTTCGTGAGCGAGCAGGGCCGGGCGTCCATATCCCTGGTGCAGCGCCGCTTTAAGATCGGCTTCAACCGGGCGGCGCGCCTGGTGGAGCAGTTGGAACACGACGGCATCATCGGCCCGGCGGACGGCAGCAAGCCCCGCGCGGTCGTAAAATGACAGTAAAAATTCTTACTACAGTTTCTTGCCATGTGGTCAAAGCCCTGGTGGGCTGTGGAGGTTGTATGCGTAAGATGTGCGCACTGGTGGTCGCCCTGGCCCTGAGTTTTTCCATAGTTCCGGCTGTGCCGGCATCGGCTGTTGATATGGCCGCGGCCATTCAGGCCCGCTACGAAAAAACCGGCTCATTTTCAGCCGACTTTGAACAGACCCTCACACACAAGGAAAGCGGTTCTGTTGAAAAACGACAGGGTAAACTGCTGTTCAAAAAACCGCTGCTTATCCATTGGCAGACGGCCAAGCCCCATGAGGAAACCCTCGTGGTCACTGGCAAGGAAATCTGGAACTACCTGCCGGATGAAGCGATAGCGTACCGCTATCCTCTCACTCTGGTGCAGGATTCACGGAGCATTATTCAGGTAATCACGGGGCAGGCCGCCCTGACCAAGGATTTTGATGTGAAGTCCGAGGGCAAAGAAGACGGCCTGGCCAAGCTGCGCCTTTTTCCCAAAGAGCCCGCCCCGCAAATGGTTGAGGCCATTATATGGGTTGAGCCCGACACAGGGTATATCAAAAGGGCAAACATACTGGATTTTTATGGCAATAGTAATGAAATCCGCTTCACCCGTTTTGCGCCTGATGTGAATGTGAAGGCTTCGGATTTTACCTTTACGCCCCCCAAAGGCATAGAAGTTGAAGATCGCATTGAGCACGCCGTGCCAGAAAAAGAGCTGTTCCAGTAGCTAGGCCCTGTAAAGATTTCGGCCAGCTATACTGACAAGGCAAAAGGCCGTGTCGCATGACTGCGATGCGGCCTTTAATATATAGGGGGAACATCAGGCAATTGTAGTGTTGAAACCTGTTCCGCCCCTGACCTGTAGTCCCCTTGTGGCCGGGCGCAGATCACGACCAACCCGCCCCTTAACCACAAGAAAAAAATTATCAATGTAATATAATTGAGTAATTTTGTGCCGGAGCAAGCAAAACATCGTTGTTTTCTGCATCCGTATGAAGTATAATTTTTAACTTGAGCAAATAAGCCCAGCTTTAAGGAGCAGGAAATATGACCGAGGAAAAGTTCGCGGCCTCCATGCAGGAGGAAGGCGTTGAGGATTTTGCCGCCATGCTGGCAGCCCATGAAACTTCTGGACACCGTCTTCAGACTGGCCAGAAAGTGACAGGCACCGTTATCGCCATTACAGGCGACAGCGTGTTTGTTGACGTGGGCATTAAGGTTGACGGCATTATGGAACGAAAAGAAATCCTTGACGCTGAAGGCAAGGAAACCGCGGGCCCTGGTGACACCGTGGAAGCATGGGTGATCGGTGTTTCATCACAAGAAATCCGCCTTTCCCGCTCCATGAGCGGCAGCGGGGTGGCTGCGCTGGAAGAAGCGCGCGACGCGGGCTTGCCCGTTGAGGGCCGCATCGCTGGCGCCTGCAAGGGCGGCTATTCTGTTGAAGTTATGGGTAAAACCGCATTCTGTCCCGGCAGCCAGATTGGTCTTGCCACCACTGAAGAAGCGGATTCCCTTGTGGGACGCACCTTGCAGTTCCTCGTCATCAGGGTTGAGAACAGGGGGCGCAATATTGTCGTTTCCCACAGGGCCCTTCTTGACCGTGAACGGCAGGCGCAACTTGAAGTATTGCTTGAAAAACTCAACGTTGGCGACACCGTTGAAGGCAAAATAACCCGCTTTGCACCTTTTGGCGCTTTTATGGAGCTGGATTCGGCCGTTGAAGGCATGATCCATCTTTCAGAGCTTTCCTGGTCGCGCGTGGGCGCTCCTGACGAAGCTGTCTCTCTGGGTGACATTGTGCGCGCCAAAGTGCTCTCCATCAGTAAAAATGATAAAGGGCAGGTACGCATCTCCCTTTCACGCAAACAGGCCCAGGGCGATCCCTGGCAGGATGTGGACCAGAAGCTTGAGTCCGGAGCCGTTGTGCAGGGGCGGGTAGTGCGCTTGGCCCCCTTTGGCGTTTTTGTTGAAATTCTGCCTGGAATTGAAGGTCTGGCGCACATCTCTGAATTGTCGTGGACCAAACGCGTCACAAAACCTGAAGAGATCGTTCACGTTGGCGACACTGTCGCCGTGAAAATCAAAGACATCAACAGCGAATCCCGCCGTATTTCACTGAGTTTGCGTGAAGCCGAGGGTGATCCCTGGCAGGACGCCGCTCAGCGTTTTGCTGCAGGATCCCTTGTGCAAGGAACAGTTGACGGGCGTAGCCCGCATGGACTTTTCATCGCGCTCGCACCCGGCATTACTGGTCTTTTGCCAGCAGGCGTCATCAAGAACGCCAAAAATTCCGGTCAGTACAGCAAATTGGACAAGGGCGACAGCGTCACCCTGATAGTACAAAATATCGATACCACTGCACGCCGCATCAGCCTTGCTCCTGAAGGCACCGAAGCCACGGCGGCAGTGGACGACAAGGCTTGGAAACAACACGCCAATCTTGGCAGAGCTACTGAAAACACCGGGATAAACACACTGGCACAAGCTTTGCATAAGGCTATGCAAAACAAGTAACTAGGAGTTTTTCCATGTTTATAAAAAGATGTTTAGCAGGGCTGCTGGCCGTTACCTTTGTGGTGACGGCCCAGTTTGCCCAGGCAATAAACCTGCCGGACTTCAGCGAACTGGCCGCCAAAAGCGGCCCTGCGGTCGTCAATATCAATACTGAAAAAACGACCACCAGTGGCGGCGGCTCTGAAGAACTTTTCGGCGAGATGTTCCGCAATATGCCTCCAGGCTTTGACAAGTTTTTTGATCAGTTTGGCGGCAGGCGCGACGGCAAAAGGCCCCAATCCAAGCAAAAATCGCTTGGCTCTGGTTTTTTGGTGTCGGCTGACGGTTATATCGTCACCAACAACCATGTGGTAGCCGATGCCGATGTCATCCGCGTTACGCTGGATCAAAAAAACGGTAAAAGTGATTCTTTTACGGCCACCCTTATTGGGGCTGATGAAGAAACAGATTTGGCCCTGCTGAAGGTTGATGGAAAAACAGATCTGCCTTTTCTGGTTTTTGGCAATTCCGACGCCCTTAATGTCGGCGAATGGCTGCTGGCCATCGGCAACCCCTTTGGTCTGGATCACACGGTGACTGCTGGTATTCTGTCTGCCAAAAACCGTAATATTCACGCTGGTCCTTTTGACAACTTTCTTCAGACTGACGCCTCCATCAATCCCGGCAACAGTGGCGGCCCGCTGCTGAACATGCAGGGACAGGTTGTAGGCATCAATACAGCCATCATTGCCAGCGGGCAGGGCATTGGCTTTGCTATCCCCAGCAACATGGCCGCCAAAATCATCGACCAGATCAAGAGCGGCAAAAAAGTCAGCCGCGGCTGGATCGGTGTGACCATTCAGGACGTTGAAGAGAACGCGGCCAAGGCTTTGGGCATGAAGGACGCCAAGGGCGCCCTTATCGGCAGCGTTATGGAAAATGAACCTGCGGCCAAAGGCGGCATGAAGGACGGCGACGTAATTGTGGCCGTGGACGGCAAGGACATTGACGACGCCTCAGCCCTGTTGCGCGCCATTGCCGAAAAAACTCCCGGCAGCCAGGCCGTCATCAAGGTCTGGCGTGACGGCAAGACCATGGATCTTACGGTGACCCTGGGCGAACGCCAGTCCACTTCCCAGGCTGCAGCCGGAAGCAAGGGTGAAGCCAAACAAAGCGAAGGTTTGCTCGGCATTTCGGTTCGCCCCTTGAATGACGCCGAACGCCGCGATATGAAGATTGACAAGAACGAAGGCCTGCTCATCGTTGATGTGGCTGCCAACAAGCCAGCCGCTGACGTTGATCTGCGCCCCGGAGACGTGATTCTCAAGGCGAACCTGAAGCCTGTGAACACGTCTGCAGCGTTGTCAAAAATTGTGAACGAGGAGGGAGTCAAGCGCGGAGCCATCATGCTGCAAATTTCGCGGCGTGGTGATGTTGCCTTCCGTACTGTGCCTCTCGGTAAATAGGGACGGCCATTACGCCAACCCTTGATTTCGGGGTCGCCTCAAAGCGGGGCGACCCCTTTTTTGCGCCCTGTTTCCGCCTGCCTCGCGCGTGACAAGCCCTAATCCCCTATGCTAATTTGCAATTACAGCGGAGGTACGTCATGCCTGTAGTCCATGCCAGAGCCGGAGAATTTCCTACACCGGAAGACCTTGAAAATATTCCTGTTCTTGTCAGCGCCTATTTTACCGAATATCCCAATCCCGCTGTTCCGGCCCAGCGGGTGTCGTTTGGCACATCCGGGCATCGCGGCTCTTCGCTGCTGCAAACCTTTAATGAAGAACATATTTATGCCATCACTCAAGCCGTATGCGACTACCGAAAGGCCAATGGCATTGACGGGCCGCTCTTTTTGGGGGGCGATACCCATGCCCTGTCAGAGGCGGCCTTTCGTTCGGCCCTTGAGGTGCTGGTGGCCAATGACGTGCAGGTGCGCATCGCTCCCACAGGAATGTACACAGCGACCCCTGCCATCTCGCACGCCATCCTGAGCTGGAATGCCGGGCGCGTCACGGCCCTGGCCGACGGCATCGTCATCACTCCTTCACATAATCCCCCTCGTGACGGCGGCTTCAAATATAATCCGCCTCACGGCGGCCCGGCTGAAACGCACGTTACCGACCTGATAGAAAAAAATGCCAATGCCTACCTTGAAAAAGGCAATCGCGGCGTGCAGTTGACCCATCTGCGAGCTGCGCTCAGCTCTCCGCTGGTAGAAGAATATGACTTCATAGGCTCTTATGTTGCTGACCTGCCCAAAGTCCTGAACATGAAGGCCATTGCAGCTTCCGGGTTGCGCCTTGGTGTGGACCCTCTGGGCGGGGCAAGCCTGCAGATGTGGGAACCCATAGCTGAAACCTATGGAATAGATATTACTGTGGTCAACAAGGCGGTAGACCCTACATTCCGCTTTGTGCCTTTTGACAAAGACGGTAAAATCCGCATGGACTGTTCCTCGCCCTATGCCATGAGCGGCCTTCTGCACATGCGCGACCGTTTTGACCTTGCCGTGGCCTGCGATCCCGATTCAGATCGCCATGGCATTGTCACCAGTCAGGGACTTATGAACCCCAACCATTTTTTGTCTGTAGCCGCCTGGTACCTGTTCCGTACGCGCGATGCCTGGCCCGTTGATGCCGGTATTGGCAAGACGCTTGTCACCAGCGCCCTGCTGGACAGGGTGGGGCAGGACATAAAGCGTCCTGTGGTGGAAGTGCCCGTGGGCTTCAAGTGGTTTGTGCCCTATCTTCTGAACGGCCGTTGCGGCCTGGGATGCGAAGAAAGCGCCGGGGCATCTTTCCTGTGCTTTGACGGCAGCCCCTGGAGCACTGACAAGGATGGCCCTCTCATGTGTCTGCTGGCTGCCGAGATGATGGCAGTAGAGCAGGCGTCGCCCAGCGAGTTGTATGAAAAACTCACAGCGCGGCTGGGCAGCCCCGTGTATCAGCGCCTGGATGCTCCGGCCGATGATCAGGTGCGTGCCAAGCTCAAGGCGCTGACGCCAGAAAGTGTGGACATGAAAGAACTTGGTGGTTCGCCGGTTACGGAGGTTATTACCAGGGCGCCTGGCAACGACGCGCCCATAGGCGGCGTAAAGGTTTCCAGCGCTGACGGCTGGTTTGCGGTGCGCCCCTCTGGAACCGAACCCATTTGCAAGGTATATACAGAAAGTTTTAAGGGTGAAGAACATTTGAACGACATGCAAAAGGACGCCATTGATTTTCTGGATCGACTGCTCAAATCCTGAACAAAAGAAGCGCTAATCTTTGCGGGAATATTTCCAATCCGGCTCCGTAAGGAGCCGGATTTTTTCCAAAGAGCGCTACTTGATAAAGTAGCCTATGGTGCGCCAGACGCCATCGTTTTCCTTTTGCATCAGCAAGGCTTCCACGGCTTCTTTTTTCTGCGCAAAGCCTGTTTGAAAACGAAAAATCGCATATTCACCATCGGGAACGCCGGGCAGCGTCGCAGTTGTTTCTGACGACGATACCTTTCTGGTTATGACATCGCCGAGAGGCTGCCGGGCTTTGGGCAGGGTCTTTTTCCATTCCTTCAGCTCGATGCCGGCTTTGAATGCTGCGGCAGCCTGATTCCACGTCGCCAGGGCGTCGCCTTTGTCGGCCAGGGCAAGCCAGGAGTTTGCCGCTTCCATTGCCTTGTCAGGCGCGCTTGCGCCGAACGCGGCCGAAGTGTTGACGCATAGGGCAAAAGCAATCAAAGAGCACAAAACAAGCTTCCGCATTTCAGCCTCCTTATATTGCAACACTTTTTTTCAATGCAGTGACCTCCACCGTGCTCAGGTGCCGTGCCGCCCCCGGGGCAAGCCGCCCCAGTTCCAGTGGCCCCTGCGCAACGCGTTTCAGACGCAGAATGGTCAGTCCAAAGTCGCGGCACATGCGGCGAATCTGGCGGTTGATCCCCTGATGCAGAACCATGCGCATCAGAGTGCCATTTGCAGCAGGGCGGGCGTCCACTTCCACAGGCATGAGTTTTTCACCTTCAGCCAGCACCATGCCCCGCCGCATGGCCGACAACGCCGCACCTGGCACAGCTCCGCGCACAAGAACTTCATAGACTTTTGGCTGATGATGCCGGGGATGCGTAAGGCGCTGGGCAAGCTGGCCATCATTGGTCAGCAGCAGTAAT harbors:
- a CDS encoding DNA translocase FtsK, translating into MLFWALLLLLSLLSFDANDPSLNHVVSGTVEVHNKAGLFGAYTAGFLNDVFGVAAFLCPLVFGALGAAYVSPAYGLHWWRWCGFFLLTICLLVTGAAWDFSFGDVWGGGMVGSALHRNASLYLSPGGSAIVWIFIFLAGLQLAWNISWFSLAGRLLHALRQRLEARLAAADGASQAEAAGKNGNKTGKSGSGQSARQQVQPEIVQHTLTPVQEEKAVAASKFKFAWPDWSFLARWRDKLGDIHPTADSLPDVYDADGEKTPASARTAENNREPAVPLAPVSQDLEDDPFAVAQDLNGQPLVQGASRSGRTPSAAQPPRAESAADDYGSTTEDMHSEAASEPSAVKDGHAASRAQEPSSKTGLVGKITAPFRKKAAIPLPGLDLLAPPSPQAGGLSREDLQARGQTLMACLNDFDIQSELVRITPGPVVTMFEVRPAPGIRVSRIANLTDDLALALKAVAIRIQAPIPGSDTVGIEIPNEQRETVNFRELASCEDFRTGCGPLTMILGKDIAGKPFMADLTRMPHLLVAGATGAGKSVCLNGILVSLLYRTQPQDMQLLLIDPKRIEMAVYADEPHLVHPVVTEMSEAKNALDWAVHEMDRRYAAMARLGVRNVAGFNQKLAAYKNDLPPDFSDLEPLPYLVIVIDELADLMMTAAREVETSIVRLAQLARAAGIHLILATQRPSVDVVTGLIKANFPCRISFQVTSKHDSRTILDQVGAEHLLGRGDMLFKPSGGRLQRLHGPFLSDEEVQDVVNHWKRHVSPSYKVDFSQWGLDAAMGGVNGGGGDAAQDPLYGEVQVFVSEQGRASISLVQRRFKIGFNRAARLVEQLEHDGIIGPADGSKPRAVVK
- the lolA gene encoding outer membrane lipoprotein chaperone LolA, which gives rise to MCALVVALALSFSIVPAVPASAVDMAAAIQARYEKTGSFSADFEQTLTHKESGSVEKRQGKLLFKKPLLIHWQTAKPHEETLVVTGKEIWNYLPDEAIAYRYPLTLVQDSRSIIQVITGQAALTKDFDVKSEGKEDGLAKLRLFPKEPAPQMVEAIIWVEPDTGYIKRANILDFYGNSNEIRFTRFAPDVNVKASDFTFTPPKGIEVEDRIEHAVPEKELFQ
- a CDS encoding 30S ribosomal protein S1, with the protein product MTEEKFAASMQEEGVEDFAAMLAAHETSGHRLQTGQKVTGTVIAITGDSVFVDVGIKVDGIMERKEILDAEGKETAGPGDTVEAWVIGVSSQEIRLSRSMSGSGVAALEEARDAGLPVEGRIAGACKGGYSVEVMGKTAFCPGSQIGLATTEEADSLVGRTLQFLVIRVENRGRNIVVSHRALLDRERQAQLEVLLEKLNVGDTVEGKITRFAPFGAFMELDSAVEGMIHLSELSWSRVGAPDEAVSLGDIVRAKVLSISKNDKGQVRISLSRKQAQGDPWQDVDQKLESGAVVQGRVVRLAPFGVFVEILPGIEGLAHISELSWTKRVTKPEEIVHVGDTVAVKIKDINSESRRISLSLREAEGDPWQDAAQRFAAGSLVQGTVDGRSPHGLFIALAPGITGLLPAGVIKNAKNSGQYSKLDKGDSVTLIVQNIDTTARRISLAPEGTEATAAVDDKAWKQHANLGRATENTGINTLAQALHKAMQNK
- a CDS encoding DegQ family serine endoprotease, which encodes MFIKRCLAGLLAVTFVVTAQFAQAINLPDFSELAAKSGPAVVNINTEKTTTSGGGSEELFGEMFRNMPPGFDKFFDQFGGRRDGKRPQSKQKSLGSGFLVSADGYIVTNNHVVADADVIRVTLDQKNGKSDSFTATLIGADEETDLALLKVDGKTDLPFLVFGNSDALNVGEWLLAIGNPFGLDHTVTAGILSAKNRNIHAGPFDNFLQTDASINPGNSGGPLLNMQGQVVGINTAIIASGQGIGFAIPSNMAAKIIDQIKSGKKVSRGWIGVTIQDVEENAAKALGMKDAKGALIGSVMENEPAAKGGMKDGDVIVAVDGKDIDDASALLRAIAEKTPGSQAVIKVWRDGKTMDLTVTLGERQSTSQAAAGSKGEAKQSEGLLGISVRPLNDAERRDMKIDKNEGLLIVDVAANKPAADVDLRPGDVILKANLKPVNTSAALSKIVNEEGVKRGAIMLQISRRGDVAFRTVPLGK
- the pgm gene encoding phosphoglucomutase (alpha-D-glucose-1,6-bisphosphate-dependent) — encoded protein: MPVVHARAGEFPTPEDLENIPVLVSAYFTEYPNPAVPAQRVSFGTSGHRGSSLLQTFNEEHIYAITQAVCDYRKANGIDGPLFLGGDTHALSEAAFRSALEVLVANDVQVRIAPTGMYTATPAISHAILSWNAGRVTALADGIVITPSHNPPRDGGFKYNPPHGGPAETHVTDLIEKNANAYLEKGNRGVQLTHLRAALSSPLVEEYDFIGSYVADLPKVLNMKAIAASGLRLGVDPLGGASLQMWEPIAETYGIDITVVNKAVDPTFRFVPFDKDGKIRMDCSSPYAMSGLLHMRDRFDLAVACDPDSDRHGIVTSQGLMNPNHFLSVAAWYLFRTRDAWPVDAGIGKTLVTSALLDRVGQDIKRPVVEVPVGFKWFVPYLLNGRCGLGCEESAGASFLCFDGSPWSTDKDGPLMCLLAAEMMAVEQASPSELYEKLTARLGSPVYQRLDAPADDQVRAKLKALTPESVDMKELGGSPVTEVITRAPGNDAPIGGVKVSSADGWFAVRPSGTEPICKVYTESFKGEEHLNDMQKDAIDFLDRLLKS
- a CDS encoding DUF4019 domain-containing protein, which codes for MRKLVLCSLIAFALCVNTSAAFGASAPDKAMEAANSWLALADKGDALATWNQAAAAFKAGIELKEWKKTLPKARQPLGDVITRKVSSSETTATLPGVPDGEYAIFRFQTGFAQKKEAVEALLMQKENDGVWRTIGYFIK
- a CDS encoding pseudouridine synthase, translated to MRLNKAIAASGLCSRRKADEFILAGRVVVNGVPEVNPGRQVQPSDVIAVDGRLLNAAQNFCYLMLYKPVQVVCTVSDPEGRPTVMDYLPEDVRKLRLYPVGRLDYFSEGLLLLTNDGQLAQRLTHPRHHQPKVYEVLVRGAVPGAALSAMRRGMVLAEGEKLMPVEVDARPAANGTLMRMVLHQGINRQIRRMCRDFGLTILRLKRVAQGPLELGRLAPGAARHLSTVEVTALKKSVAI